The following are from one region of the Phycisphaerae bacterium genome:
- a CDS encoding XdhC family protein produces the protein MNPFSLLFRSVARQVNQGRRVALCTVVGSYGSTPQAAGASMLLHENMTTEGTLGGGCVEAEVRKRAFDILQRGDSSLLKFQLDHDYGWDDGLICGGTMKVAVVTLCTDDEVRPYVEAADRLDAACSASIPIVVNHEGRLEAYRLHIEPPAKLVIAGAGHVGTELARIAIGLDFEISVIDDRADMMGPHRLPPPIRAIVGNIEQTLKAHPIDGNTYVVIVTRGHSNDEKALHAVIDRPARYVGMIGSRRKVKLIFDDLTSMGVNTEALDRVHAPIGLPIGSVTVPEIAVSILAQLIQVRRTEKPTRVEGPLETPSGE, from the coding sequence ATGAATCCATTCTCGCTGCTATTCCGTTCAGTCGCACGACAGGTGAATCAAGGCCGACGGGTCGCGTTGTGCACGGTGGTCGGATCATACGGTTCAACGCCGCAGGCGGCCGGCGCATCGATGCTGCTGCACGAAAACATGACGACCGAAGGCACGCTGGGCGGAGGCTGCGTCGAGGCCGAAGTTCGCAAACGCGCCTTCGACATTCTGCAACGCGGGGATTCGAGCCTGCTGAAATTCCAACTCGATCACGATTACGGCTGGGACGACGGTCTGATTTGCGGTGGCACAATGAAGGTGGCGGTGGTCACACTGTGCACCGACGACGAGGTGCGGCCCTATGTCGAAGCAGCCGATCGATTGGATGCCGCCTGTAGTGCGAGCATTCCGATTGTCGTAAATCATGAGGGGCGGTTGGAAGCGTACCGCCTTCATATCGAACCTCCCGCGAAGCTGGTCATTGCCGGCGCCGGGCACGTCGGCACGGAACTGGCGCGCATTGCGATCGGTCTTGATTTTGAGATCAGCGTGATCGACGATCGCGCCGACATGATGGGACCGCACCGCCTCCCACCGCCGATTCGAGCCATTGTCGGCAACATTGAGCAAACATTGAAGGCTCATCCGATCGACGGCAACACCTATGTGGTGATTGTCACGCGCGGACACAGCAACGACGAGAAAGCACTGCACGCCGTGATTGACAGGCCCGCGAGGTATGTCGGAATGATCGGCAGCCGTCGAAAGGTGAAGCTGATCTTCGACGACCTTACGTCAATGGGTGTCAACACAGAGGCACTTGACAGGGTGCATGCCCCGATCGGACTTCCGATCGGCTCGGTCACCGTGCCCGAGATCGCCGTAAGCATCCTTGCCCAGCTCATACAGGTGCGCCGCACCGAAAAGCCGACGCGCGTAGAAGGACCACTTGAGACGCCCTCGGGAGAATAA
- a CDS encoding sodium/proton-translocating pyrophosphatase encodes MCCEIACGTDYAGDRVVNRLKRSVGWMGVARMLLLAFGVMSLAAAKAFADDGAAAEHTLGNIPALWWLGLVGSGVGLFFAFKFYKEIMSKNEGDDSMKLIAGFVRDGAYAYLWRQYKVVAMVFVGLCALLSWMAFGLGVQHGLVPFAFLTGGFFSGLCGFIGMKTATNAAHRTTAGARESLNQGLVVAFRAGSVMGLVVVGFAMLDITVWFLALYLLGGGMSLTSITVIMLTFGMGASTQALFARVGGGIYTKAADVGADLVGKVEAGIPEDDSRNPATIADNVGDNVGDVAGMGADLYESYAGSILATAALGVAAAVSMFGDDTSISGFTAAMRLLSLPMVLAGVGILLSIAGIYLVKTHEGANLGQLMAALNRGIWGSSAFIVIAALILCYLLIGQGFPTPDSGTAPSWLGIWGSIVAGLVAGVIIGKATEIYTSYDFAPTRELSQQAVTGPATIIIGGIAEGMKSTWASLFVVIVAILVAFVSAGGASEYMLGLYGVGIAAVGMLATLGITLATDAYGPIADNAGGNAEMTHQKPEVRQRTDALDSLGNTTAATGKGFAIGSAALTALALLAAYIDEVRLGMLHESETVVRQVVTGAELDGAVGPIYIGYGKFAMKDAGDSKKVQNYKALICLGAKELSKLESDGKIKKGQRFAESDFKPGSRQEEYVGSLKIAGEQVAVVPARRASMEQFMQFYNVSLMNPRVLCGLFAGALLTFLFCALTMKAVGRAANQMMLECRRQFAQMRAYLKSQGHNDAYIRNPDNWPRTPVAYEGGMIPDYANCVAISTAGAQKEMIFPSLLAIAAPIIVGLVFGVAGVMGLLAGGLVTGFAVAVFMANSGGAWDNAKKYIETFGKITAKAFKSDAAVRQQVPESIRNAIASRAEQAESDDEIVYGKGSLDHKAGVVGDTVGDPFKDTSGPSLNILIKLMSMVSVVFAGLVVAYGPKIGSLLGLGN; translated from the coding sequence ATGTGTTGTGAAATTGCGTGCGGGACGGACTACGCAGGAGACCGGGTTGTGAATCGATTGAAACGTTCTGTGGGTTGGATGGGTGTTGCGCGAATGTTGTTGCTTGCCTTCGGCGTGATGTCGTTGGCGGCTGCAAAGGCGTTCGCCGACGACGGCGCGGCGGCGGAACATACTTTGGGAAATATTCCGGCGCTCTGGTGGCTGGGATTGGTGGGCTCGGGGGTCGGCCTGTTCTTCGCCTTCAAGTTTTATAAAGAGATCATGAGCAAGAACGAGGGCGATGACAGCATGAAGCTGATCGCCGGCTTCGTTCGCGACGGCGCGTATGCCTACCTATGGCGGCAATACAAGGTTGTCGCAATGGTGTTCGTCGGTTTGTGCGCATTGCTGAGTTGGATGGCGTTCGGTCTTGGCGTGCAGCACGGACTTGTTCCGTTCGCGTTCCTGACCGGTGGGTTCTTCTCAGGTCTGTGCGGGTTCATCGGCATGAAGACCGCGACCAACGCGGCACACCGAACGACCGCCGGCGCACGCGAGAGCCTCAACCAGGGCCTGGTCGTTGCCTTCAGAGCCGGATCGGTCATGGGACTTGTCGTCGTTGGTTTCGCGATGCTGGACATAACAGTCTGGTTTCTCGCGCTTTACCTTCTTGGCGGAGGCATGTCGCTTACGAGCATTACGGTCATCATGCTGACCTTCGGCATGGGCGCTTCGACGCAGGCGCTCTTCGCTCGTGTCGGCGGCGGTATTTACACGAAGGCCGCGGACGTCGGAGCGGACCTTGTCGGCAAGGTCGAAGCTGGAATTCCTGAAGACGACTCCCGCAATCCGGCCACCATCGCGGATAACGTGGGAGACAACGTCGGCGATGTCGCCGGCATGGGTGCGGACCTCTATGAATCGTACGCCGGATCAATTCTCGCGACGGCCGCACTTGGCGTGGCCGCAGCGGTTTCGATGTTCGGCGACGATACATCGATTTCCGGCTTCACCGCGGCGATGCGGCTTTTGTCGCTTCCGATGGTGCTCGCCGGCGTGGGAATCCTGTTGTCCATCGCGGGTATTTATCTCGTCAAGACGCACGAGGGCGCGAATCTGGGGCAACTCATGGCGGCGCTCAATCGCGGCATCTGGGGCAGCAGTGCCTTCATCGTGATTGCGGCTTTGATCCTGTGCTATCTGCTGATCGGTCAGGGCTTTCCGACTCCAGATAGCGGAACCGCTCCAAGCTGGCTTGGAATCTGGGGCAGCATCGTGGCGGGCCTCGTCGCAGGCGTAATCATCGGCAAGGCCACCGAAATTTACACCAGCTACGATTTTGCTCCGACGCGCGAGCTGAGCCAGCAGGCCGTCACGGGCCCCGCGACGATCATCATCGGCGGCATCGCTGAGGGCATGAAGAGCACGTGGGCCAGCTTGTTCGTTGTAATCGTTGCGATTCTCGTTGCATTCGTGTCCGCGGGCGGCGCGAGCGAGTACATGCTCGGCCTGTATGGCGTCGGTATCGCAGCGGTCGGCATGCTCGCCACGCTCGGCATCACGCTTGCGACGGACGCCTACGGTCCCATCGCGGACAACGCCGGCGGAAATGCGGAAATGACGCACCAGAAGCCCGAAGTTCGGCAGCGGACCGATGCGCTTGACTCGCTTGGCAACACGACCGCCGCAACCGGGAAGGGCTTCGCGATCGGTTCGGCGGCGCTGACTGCGCTGGCGCTGCTTGCGGCATACATCGACGAAGTGCGTCTGGGCATGCTGCATGAGTCCGAGACGGTTGTGCGCCAGGTGGTGACCGGCGCTGAACTGGATGGGGCGGTTGGTCCGATCTACATCGGTTACGGTAAATTTGCAATGAAGGATGCCGGCGATTCGAAGAAGGTTCAGAATTACAAGGCGCTGATTTGCCTGGGCGCCAAGGAATTGAGCAAGCTCGAGTCCGATGGCAAGATCAAGAAGGGCCAGCGATTTGCCGAATCGGATTTTAAGCCGGGTTCCCGACAGGAAGAGTATGTCGGTTCCCTGAAGATCGCGGGCGAGCAGGTTGCGGTTGTTCCCGCGCGGCGCGCATCGATGGAACAGTTCATGCAGTTTTACAACGTGTCGCTGATGAACCCGCGGGTATTGTGCGGGCTGTTTGCAGGCGCGCTACTGACGTTCCTTTTCTGCGCTTTGACAATGAAGGCGGTGGGTCGCGCGGCCAACCAGATGATGCTCGAGTGCCGACGGCAGTTCGCCCAGATGCGTGCCTATTTGAAGTCACAAGGTCACAACGACGCTTATATTCGTAATCCGGATAATTGGCCAAGAACGCCGGTCGCCTATGAAGGCGGCATGATTCCCGACTACGCCAACTGCGTCGCGATTTCGACGGCAGGCGCTCAGAAGGAAATGATCTTCCCGTCGCTCCTTGCGATCGCAGCGCCGATTATTGTCGGCCTGGTCTTCGGCGTGGCGGGTGTGATGGGACTGCTCGCCGGCGGCCTGGTGACGGGTTTCGCGGTGGCGGTCTTCATGGCCAACTCGGGCGGCGCCTGGGACAATGCCAAGAAGTACATTGAGACTTTCGGCAAGATCACGGCGAAGGCGTTCAAGTCAGATGCGGCGGTCCGCCAGCAGGTTCCTGAGTCCATTCGGAACGCGATTGCGTCTCGTGCCGAGCAGGCCGAGTCCGACGACGAGATCGTTTACGGAAAAGGCTCACTTGATCACAAGGCGGGCGTGGTTGGCGACACGGTCGGCGATCCGTTCAAGGACACGTCGGGACCGTCGCTGAACATTCTTATCAAGCTGATGAGCATGGTGAGCGTCGTGTTCGCCGGCCTTGTCGTGGCCTACGGTCCGAAGATCGGCTCGCTGCTCGGTCTGGGCAACTGA
- the argS gene encoding arginine--tRNA ligase: protein MKKIRECVCSAMVAAFGESVRGEDPLVKLSADARFGDYQSNAAMGLGKKLGLSPREVASRIVESLRPIAGDFLDLADDCVAGPGFINLRIADSFLVYTLNAIPPQPASDTTVTTAGAVLADRLGIEQVPASSRQTVVIDYSSPNVAKEMHVGHLRGTIIGDTIARSLAFQGHEVIRQNHLGDWGTQFGKVILALWHLCMAQSAGETAEDFDRIATELTVAEKENPALKAEILRQRAAIHQRHLDHDPDGSLFMEFIRTLDPSFELLLPAYRYVNAIEAAAAGSGIVIRSSDGATTPLAELSRYVAAMLQGKAGGDNAQELEAWRRAKEATLRECNAIYRRLGVLLQDSDVCGESFYEPLLPYVVEEVRASLRSAEGQSGEYRVVCRDDKGAVCVFIDKTDGSPAFKGPGGDPLPMIIRKSDGASLYATTDLAAALYRCAHRQRHPVSLKTAALATELAKLGGGLGADRVIYHVGAPQKLHFEMLFPTVHALGWSRKADGTRTLLEHVSFGSVLGSDRKMLRTRSGESVKLRDLLEEAVERAEALLRESEADSDKRRGFDDSEIRNIAEVVGISAVKYADLCQNRNTDYVFSWEKMMAMQGNTAPYLLYAYARIRSIYRKGAEEAGVAEVSCASPIELTLPAERGLALAIARFPDVVDSVAEILMPNYLCEYLFDLSGRFMTFYENCPVLKAEDAATRASRLRLCDLTARALRLGLSLLGIRTLERM from the coding sequence TTGAAAAAGATTCGAGAGTGCGTCTGCTCCGCGATGGTCGCCGCGTTCGGCGAATCGGTGCGCGGGGAGGATCCGCTCGTGAAGTTGTCGGCGGACGCCCGATTCGGGGATTATCAATCGAATGCCGCGATGGGGCTTGGCAAGAAGCTGGGGCTGAGCCCGCGCGAGGTCGCTAGTCGGATAGTCGAATCGCTTCGCCCGATTGCCGGTGATTTTCTGGACCTGGCGGATGATTGCGTGGCGGGTCCGGGTTTCATCAATCTCCGAATCGCGGATTCGTTCCTCGTGTATACGCTGAACGCGATTCCTCCGCAGCCTGCCAGTGACACGACGGTGACAACGGCCGGCGCGGTTCTTGCGGATCGGCTGGGCATTGAGCAGGTTCCGGCGTCGTCGCGGCAGACCGTGGTGATTGACTACTCTTCGCCAAACGTGGCAAAGGAGATGCATGTCGGTCATCTGCGCGGGACGATCATCGGCGATACGATCGCCCGCTCGCTTGCGTTTCAGGGGCATGAGGTCATTCGTCAGAATCATCTTGGCGACTGGGGAACGCAATTTGGCAAGGTCATTTTGGCGCTATGGCATTTGTGCATGGCGCAGTCGGCCGGCGAGACAGCGGAGGATTTTGACCGGATTGCGACCGAACTGACAGTCGCGGAGAAGGAGAATCCCGCACTGAAGGCGGAGATTCTGCGGCAGCGCGCGGCCATTCATCAGCGCCATCTCGATCATGATCCGGATGGCTCGCTGTTTATGGAGTTCATTCGGACGCTCGATCCCAGCTTTGAGCTCCTTCTGCCCGCTTATCGCTATGTCAACGCGATTGAGGCGGCCGCCGCCGGATCGGGGATTGTGATCCGCTCGTCGGATGGCGCCACGACTCCGCTGGCGGAGCTTTCGCGTTATGTCGCGGCGATGCTGCAGGGGAAGGCCGGCGGGGACAACGCGCAGGAGCTTGAAGCATGGCGTCGCGCGAAGGAAGCGACGCTTCGCGAGTGCAACGCAATCTATCGGAGGCTCGGCGTTCTGCTGCAGGACTCTGATGTCTGCGGTGAGAGCTTTTACGAGCCGCTTTTGCCGTATGTCGTGGAAGAGGTTCGCGCCTCGCTTCGGTCCGCTGAAGGTCAGTCCGGCGAATACCGCGTAGTCTGCCGGGATGACAAGGGGGCGGTCTGCGTGTTCATCGATAAGACTGACGGGTCGCCTGCGTTCAAGGGTCCGGGCGGCGATCCGCTGCCGATGATCATTCGCAAGTCTGACGGCGCGTCGCTCTATGCGACGACGGATCTGGCCGCGGCGCTTTATCGATGCGCTCACCGGCAGCGTCATCCTGTTTCATTGAAGACGGCGGCACTTGCGACCGAACTCGCGAAGCTTGGCGGCGGACTTGGCGCTGATCGCGTGATCTACCACGTTGGCGCGCCGCAGAAGCTCCATTTCGAAATGCTGTTTCCGACGGTGCACGCCCTCGGCTGGTCGCGCAAAGCGGATGGGACGCGAACACTCCTGGAGCACGTCAGTTTCGGGTCCGTCCTCGGGTCGGATCGCAAGATGCTGCGCACGCGTTCCGGGGAGTCTGTGAAACTAAGAGACCTGCTTGAGGAGGCAGTGGAACGCGCCGAAGCGCTGTTGCGAGAATCGGAGGCTGACTCCGACAAACGTCGCGGCTTTGATGATTCGGAGATTCGGAACATCGCCGAAGTGGTCGGCATTTCCGCCGTGAAGTATGCGGATCTCTGCCAGAATCGAAACACGGATTATGTCTTCTCATGGGAAAAGATGATGGCCATGCAGGGTAATACGGCGCCTTACCTGCTGTACGCCTATGCGCGCATTCGATCGATCTATCGGAAAGGCGCGGAGGAGGCCGGGGTGGCGGAGGTTTCGTGCGCTTCGCCGATTGAATTGACGTTGCCGGCGGAGCGTGGCCTGGCGCTGGCCATTGCCCGCTTTCCGGATGTGGTCGATAGCGTGGCTGAGATTTTGATGCCCAACTACCTATGCGAGTATTTATTTGATTTGTCGGGCCGATTCATGACGTTTTATGAGAATTGTCCGGTTCTTAAGGCGGAGGATGCCGCGACGAGGGCATCGCGTTTGCGATTGTGCGATCTGACGGCCCGGGCGTTAAGACTGGGCCTGAGCCTGTTGGGGATTCGCACGCTCGAGCGAATGTAG
- a CDS encoding nucleotidyltransferase family protein has translation MPRHIFAIIAAAGRGRRMGRLKQLMPYRDGTMMDAVIDAVMETPVEGLVLVTNELIVGRFVENPDEDLLIAVNSDPRSEMIDSVRIGLRRLREAFNPRATDGVMILPGDQPEIRSGVLTTCAEDFRRPRNAPGILIATYRGRRAHPAIFRMNVIEEIESWESGHGLNELAKLHPELVRQSPIHSGPMPIDVNTPEDYERLRGR, from the coding sequence ATGCCACGACATATTTTCGCCATCATTGCCGCAGCGGGTCGAGGCCGTCGAATGGGACGGCTCAAGCAGCTGATGCCCTATCGCGATGGGACCATGATGGACGCCGTCATTGATGCCGTCATGGAGACACCTGTGGAAGGCCTTGTGCTCGTCACCAACGAGTTGATCGTCGGCCGATTCGTGGAAAACCCCGACGAAGACCTCCTCATCGCAGTCAATTCCGATCCAAGAAGCGAGATGATCGACTCCGTACGAATCGGCCTTCGCCGACTGCGCGAGGCGTTCAATCCGCGGGCGACTGACGGCGTCATGATCCTGCCCGGTGATCAACCTGAAATTCGGTCCGGCGTTCTGACCACCTGTGCGGAGGATTTTCGTCGTCCCCGAAACGCACCCGGCATCCTGATCGCGACCTATCGAGGTCGACGGGCGCATCCGGCTATCTTTCGGATGAACGTGATCGAGGAGATCGAATCGTGGGAAAGTGGGCACGGACTGAATGAATTGGCGAAGCTTCACCCGGAGTTGGTCCGCCAGTCACCGATCCACTCCGGCCCGATGCCGATCGATGTCAACACGCCCGAAGATTATGAGCGGCTCAGGGGCCGATGA
- a CDS encoding molybdopterin-dependent oxidoreductase has product MAVEPARESLTLMVNGQPARIEAVSGLSLLDALRDHLDIISPKDGCQPLGQCGCCTVLIDGKPRLSCTIKAASVAGKQVTTLEGLPDESRREIAESFVSCGGVQCGFCIPGIAIRAHALCERDPHPTREVIAADLRAHLCRCTGYTKILDAIEDLAAKRSGRAGISRNVRNGQPTHNKTATDAVGDRLDRFTGAEAVLGDRRFIDDITIPGMAFAAMRFSDHPRAVVKQIDVSAAAAVEGVIRIATARDVPSNRFVGLIIPDWPIFIAEGEETRCVGDILAAVLASDERTARRAADLIEIKYDVLEPVTTPDDGLKPDAPKIHPKGNLLSRSSLVRGDVDAAMKTSKHVVEGTWQTQAIEHMFLEPEACIAIPVRLSDGHAESWREYSDGRRAPARRDTPEADLGLHLLSQGQGIFDDRRQCCSVLGWPHERIRVELVSNGGAFGGKEDMSIQAQTALLASLARVPVKTTLTRKESIRLHPKRHPVRIKLQVGADAEGRITALRARIVGDKGAYASVGMKVLERAAGHAAGPYRIPSVDIEALAVYTNNPPCGAMRGFGANQAAFAVEGALDQIAEKVGIDGWEIRSRNILEPGDRFCTGQLLTKPFGLRKTLESVKEIYREARFAGIACGIKNVGIGNGLPEAGRATLTIEPTGRITIRTGFTEMGQGLFTVLIQTAAQETGLPAATFIATTDTRDAIDCGQTTGSRGTVLGAHGVIDAARKLRADLDAGRSLSDLSGKIYHGEWVCFKTDKFGAPVENPITHLTYGFATQVVILDDEGRVSQVVAAHDVGRAMNPTLLEGQIEGSIHMGLGYALTEAFVVKDGRIVTDDVKSNGVLRAHQMPDVRCIFIEAADPDTPYGARGVGEIGLVPTAPAVAAALYSYDRIRRFSLPMKDSPAARAMNGR; this is encoded by the coding sequence ATGGCCGTCGAGCCTGCCCGCGAATCGCTAACACTGATGGTCAACGGCCAGCCCGCCCGGATCGAAGCTGTCTCAGGGCTGTCGCTGCTCGATGCATTGCGGGACCACCTCGACATCATTTCGCCGAAGGACGGCTGCCAACCGCTGGGCCAATGCGGATGCTGCACCGTCCTGATCGACGGCAAACCGCGTCTTTCCTGCACCATCAAGGCCGCAAGCGTCGCCGGCAAGCAGGTCACCACACTGGAGGGCCTGCCGGATGAGTCTCGTCGCGAGATCGCGGAGAGTTTCGTATCGTGCGGCGGCGTGCAATGCGGGTTCTGTATTCCCGGCATTGCAATTCGCGCGCACGCGCTTTGCGAACGAGACCCCCATCCCACGCGCGAAGTCATCGCCGCTGACCTTCGGGCCCATCTGTGCCGATGCACCGGATACACGAAAATCCTCGATGCGATCGAAGACCTCGCGGCGAAGCGAAGTGGGCGAGCGGGCATTTCCCGCAACGTTCGAAATGGACAACCCACCCACAACAAAACCGCTACCGACGCAGTCGGGGACCGACTCGATCGTTTCACCGGCGCTGAAGCGGTGCTGGGAGACCGGCGCTTTATTGACGACATCACGATCCCCGGAATGGCATTCGCCGCGATGCGATTCAGCGACCATCCACGGGCGGTTGTGAAGCAAATCGACGTTTCCGCCGCGGCGGCGGTGGAAGGCGTGATTCGGATCGCCACGGCTCGGGACGTTCCATCGAACCGGTTCGTCGGTCTGATCATTCCGGACTGGCCGATTTTCATCGCCGAGGGCGAGGAAACCCGCTGCGTCGGTGACATCCTCGCGGCAGTACTTGCGTCGGACGAGCGAACGGCGCGCCGCGCGGCGGACCTGATCGAGATCAAATACGACGTGCTCGAACCGGTCACCACGCCGGATGACGGGCTGAAGCCGGACGCGCCGAAAATTCATCCGAAAGGCAACCTGCTCTCTCGCTCATCCCTGGTTCGAGGCGATGTCGACGCCGCGATGAAAACCAGCAAGCATGTCGTGGAAGGCACGTGGCAGACCCAGGCCATTGAACACATGTTTCTCGAACCCGAGGCCTGCATCGCAATTCCGGTCAGGCTCAGCGACGGCCATGCCGAAAGCTGGCGCGAATATTCGGACGGCCGGCGCGCCCCCGCCCGGCGCGACACGCCTGAAGCCGACCTTGGACTTCACCTGCTATCGCAAGGTCAGGGCATCTTCGATGACCGTCGGCAGTGTTGCAGTGTGCTGGGTTGGCCGCACGAGCGGATTCGCGTCGAACTCGTATCAAACGGCGGCGCATTCGGCGGCAAGGAAGACATGTCCATTCAGGCACAGACTGCCCTGCTGGCGTCTCTCGCCCGCGTGCCGGTCAAGACAACACTGACGCGCAAGGAGAGCATCCGGTTACATCCGAAACGGCATCCGGTGCGGATCAAATTGCAGGTCGGGGCGGATGCCGAAGGCCGAATCACCGCCCTACGCGCCCGGATCGTCGGTGACAAAGGAGCATATGCCAGCGTCGGCATGAAGGTGCTCGAACGGGCCGCAGGCCATGCCGCAGGCCCTTATCGAATTCCATCCGTCGACATTGAAGCGCTCGCCGTATACACCAACAACCCCCCCTGCGGCGCGATGCGCGGATTCGGAGCGAACCAGGCAGCGTTCGCGGTCGAAGGCGCGCTCGATCAGATCGCGGAAAAAGTCGGTATCGATGGCTGGGAAATACGAAGCCGCAACATCCTCGAACCGGGCGACCGATTCTGCACCGGACAACTGCTAACCAAACCGTTCGGTCTTCGAAAGACGCTCGAGTCCGTAAAGGAAATCTACCGCGAGGCAAGGTTCGCAGGCATCGCGTGTGGGATAAAAAACGTCGGTATCGGTAACGGACTCCCCGAGGCCGGCCGCGCGACGCTAACGATCGAACCGACAGGCCGCATCACAATTCGCACCGGTTTCACAGAAATGGGACAGGGGCTGTTCACGGTGCTCATACAAACTGCCGCACAAGAGACCGGCCTGCCGGCCGCCACGTTCATCGCAACCACCGACACGCGCGACGCGATTGACTGCGGACAGACCACCGGCAGCCGCGGTACAGTTCTGGGGGCACACGGCGTGATCGATGCCGCTCGCAAGCTTCGCGCCGATCTTGACGCGGGGCGTTCGCTTTCGGATTTGAGCGGAAAAATTTACCACGGCGAATGGGTCTGCTTTAAGACCGACAAGTTTGGAGCGCCGGTGGAAAATCCCATCACCCATCTGACCTACGGATTCGCCACGCAGGTCGTGATTCTCGATGACGAAGGCCGAGTCAGTCAGGTCGTCGCCGCTCACGATGTCGGCCGCGCAATGAATCCAACGCTCCTGGAAGGCCAGATCGAGGGCAGCATCCACATGGGATTGGGCTATGCCCTAACCGAAGCGTTCGTCGTCAAAGATGGCCGCATCGTGACAGACGACGTCAAGAGCAACGGGGTGCTGCGGGCCCATCAGATGCCGGACGTCCGATGCATTTTCATCGAAGCCGCTGACCCGGACACCCCTTACGGCGCTCGGGGCGTCGGCGAAATCGGGCTGGTTCCCACGGCGCCGGCGGTCGCCGCAGCTTTGTATTCGTATGACCGAATCCGCCGATTCAGCCTTCCGATGAAGGACAGCCCCGCAGCGAGAGCGATGAACGGACGCTGA
- a CDS encoding 7-cyano-7-deazaguanine synthase, with product MAKPKAVVLCSGGLNSAVLSMMARQEHIIALLHARFKHRSDEKEAALFEKQVEFLEPQQHLTIEMPHYVTIGGNARVSRKYNMEDARAIGEGRSTCHVPGLISGLLSAAFTWANVIGAGKIMIGVSEDLGPPAPRTASIYPDYSREHLEMCRHAITAASMQKTIAVEMPLIDLRRAEIISLGHRLGAPFNLTWSCLASNDAPCGACIGCATRARGFVDAGIPDPILTKEPAMAR from the coding sequence ATGGCCAAGCCGAAGGCGGTCGTACTCTGTTCGGGCGGATTGAACAGTGCCGTTTTATCCATGATGGCGCGACAGGAACACATCATCGCGCTCTTGCACGCCCGGTTCAAACATCGAAGCGACGAAAAAGAGGCCGCGCTCTTCGAAAAGCAGGTTGAGTTCCTCGAACCCCAGCAGCATCTCACCATTGAAATGCCCCACTACGTGACCATCGGCGGAAATGCCCGTGTCAGCCGGAAGTACAATATGGAGGATGCCCGCGCAATTGGCGAAGGCCGTTCCACCTGCCACGTGCCGGGCCTCATCAGCGGACTGTTAAGCGCGGCTTTCACATGGGCGAACGTCATCGGCGCAGGCAAAATCATGATTGGCGTCAGCGAAGATCTCGGCCCGCCCGCGCCCCGAACCGCGAGCATTTACCCCGACTACTCCCGTGAGCATCTCGAAATGTGCCGACATGCGATCACCGCCGCGTCCATGCAGAAGACAATCGCCGTCGAGATGCCGCTTATTGACCTGCGCCGTGCGGAGATCATCAGCCTGGGCCACCGACTTGGCGCCCCATTCAACCTGACCTGGTCTTGCCTCGCCTCCAACGATGCCCCCTGCGGAGCATGCATCGGCTGCGCTACCCGCGCGCGAGGCTTCGTCGACGCCGGAATTCCCGATCCGATCCTGACAAAAGAACCCGCCATGGCCAGGTGA
- the rsfS gene encoding ribosome silencing factor, translating into MAGKEEILRSITRTRTTAQASDTSERQRAKPARGAEAACRFAIDVARLMRDDKCEEIVVLDLRGVSPICDYFVIGNGTSDRQMQSVADHIKALGKERGEKPYGTSGYDESTWIVVDFVDVVVHLFDGEHRAYYDLDSLWGDSERVDWE; encoded by the coding sequence ATGGCAGGGAAAGAAGAGATCTTGCGAAGCATCACACGAACGCGAACGACGGCGCAGGCGTCCGACACCTCGGAGCGACAGCGCGCCAAGCCCGCGCGCGGCGCAGAGGCCGCGTGCCGATTCGCGATCGACGTGGCTCGATTGATGCGTGATGACAAGTGTGAGGAGATCGTCGTTCTTGATCTTCGCGGCGTCAGCCCGATCTGCGATTATTTCGTGATCGGCAATGGAACGAGCGATCGTCAGATGCAGTCGGTGGCGGACCACATCAAGGCGCTTGGCAAGGAACGGGGCGAGAAGCCCTACGGCACGAGCGGCTATGACGAAAGCACCTGGATTGTGGTGGACTTCGTGGATGTCGTGGTGCATCTCTTCGACGGTGAACATCGAGCGTATTACGATCTCGATTCGCTCTGGGGCGACAGCGAGCGCGTGGATTGGGAATGA